The following coding sequences lie in one Anomalospiza imberbis isolate Cuckoo-Finch-1a 21T00152 chromosome 17, ASM3175350v1, whole genome shotgun sequence genomic window:
- the GSS gene encoding glutathione synthetase, with protein sequence MAAGWQDVVRDAAAVREAAAVAVDAALLAGVLMRTGEQPNASDVVNYAPFTLLPSAVPRALFEQAYTVQQDFNLLVDAVSQNKEFLEQTLASTIKVDDFTARLFRIYMQVLEEGLAQTVFLGINRSDYMFDCGQDGTAALRQIEINTIAASFGGLTSRTADVHRLVLKVLGKTEEASQLLPNNPAKGLALGIAKAWELYGSQRAVVMFLVEEVQRNIFDQRCVENELWNRNIRVVRKRFRDVFEQGSLDASRRLYMDGQEVAVVYYREGYVPQIYDEQNWAARLLLERSRAVKCPDIATQLAGTKKVQQELSRPGTLEKLLPDHPEAIARIRATFAGLYSLDKGEEGDRIAATAIADPDRFVLKPQREGGGNNLYGEELREVLEKIKDSPERTSYILMDKIKPQPALNYLLRAHSPLQASECISELGIFGVYVRQGRELVLNQAAGHLLRTKAIEHADGGVAAGVAVLDTPYLV encoded by the exons ATGGCCGCGGGCTGGCAGGACGTGGTGCGGGACGCGGCGGCCgtgcgggaggcggcggcggtggcggtGGACGCGGCGCTGCTGGCGGGGGTGCTGATGCGGACCGGGGAGCAGCCCAACGCCTCGGAT GTGGTGAATTACGCACCCTTCACGCTGCTCCCTTCCGCAGTGCCACGGGCCTTGTTTGAACAAGCCTACACTGTCCAGCAGGATTTTAACCTGCTGGTGGATGCTGTCAGTCAAAACAAAGAATTCCTGGAGCAAACTCTGGCCAG CACCATCAAGGTAGACGACTTCACAGCTCGACTCTTCAGAATCTACATGCAGGTTTTGGAGGAAGGCTTGGCTCAG ACTGTGTTTTTGGGCATCAACCGCTCGGATTACATGTTTGACTGTGGACAGGatggcacagcagctctgaggcAGATAGAAATAAACACCATTGCTGCCAGTTTCGGGGGGCTCACCTCCCGCACCGCCGACGTCCACAG GCTGGTGTTGAAAGTGCTGGGAAAGACCGAGGAGGCATCACAGCTGCTGCCAAACAACCCAGCGAAGGGGCTGGCCTTGGGAATTGCCAAAGCCTGGGAGCTCTACGGGTCCCAAAG GGCTGTGGTGATGTTTCTGGTGGAGGAAGTTCAGAGGAATATTTTTGATCAGCGTTGTGTAGAAAATGAGCTTTGGAACAG GAATATCCGTGTGGTCAGGAAGCGGTTCCGGGATGTGTTTGAGCAGGGCTCCCTGGATGCCAGCAGGAGGCTGTATAT GGATGGCCAGGAGGTCGCAGTGGTGTATTACAGAGAAGGCTACGTGCCCCAGATCTACGATGAGCAG AACTGGGCGGCgcggctgctgctggagaggtCCCGGGCAGTGAAGTGCCCCGACATTGCCACGCAGCTGGCAGGCACCAAGAAggtgcagcaggagctcagccGGCCGGGGACgctggagaagctgctgcccGACCACCCTGAGGCCATCGCTCGGATAAGAGCCACCTTTGCAGGACTCTACTCCCTGGACAAG GGTGAAGAGGGTGACAGAATAGCTGCCACAGCCATCGCTGACCCCGACCGTTTTGTGCTGAAGCCTCAGCGTGAAGGTGGAG GGAACAATCTCTACGGTGAAGAGCTCAGGGAGGTTCTGGAGAAGATCAAAGACAGCCCTGAGAGAACCTCCTACATCTTGATGGATAAGATCAAGCCGCAGCCAGCACTGAATTACCTGCTGAGGGCTCACAGCCCCCTCCAAGCATCTGAGTGCATCTCCGAGCTCGGGATCTTTGGTGTCTATGTCAG GCAGGGCCGGGAGCTGGTGCTGAACCAGGCCGCGGGGCACCTGCTGCGCACCAAGGCCATCGAGCACGCGGACGGCGGCGTGGCAGCCGGGGTGGCCGTGCTGGACACGCCATACCTGGTGTGA